Proteins found in one Spirochaetota bacterium genomic segment:
- the aroA gene encoding 3-phosphoshikimate 1-carboxyvinyltransferase, producing MRYRVKPSGLGGAVAVPGSKSHTIRALVCALLADGESVIGSPLDSADTRSCLAMVRRFGADVREQGGRWTVTGRGGNVAVPDDVVDTGNSGTSLYMGLGVAALAEGITVFTGDHQIRSRPAGPLLASLRDLGCRAESTRGNDMPPVVIRGRMKGGRTSVEAHTSQYLSSLLLAAPCAENESVIEVPLLNEAPYVSMTLAWLDRLGIVYKNEDMKRFIVPGGQRYRPFRESIPADFSSATFFVVAAAVTGARITLEGLDFTDTQGDKAVVDIIERMGARVEKSERSITVEGGELEGGVFDLNAIPDALPALAVAGCLARGETRLVNVPQARLKETDRIAVMRSELSKMGAGICETPDGLVIRQSILSGAAVRGHADHRVVMALAVAALAARGETTIDTAESVAVTFPAFRELMCSLGADIELMED from the coding sequence ATGAGATACCGTGTCAAACCCTCAGGCCTCGGCGGCGCCGTCGCCGTTCCCGGCTCCAAGTCGCACACCATCCGCGCGCTGGTGTGTGCGCTGCTCGCCGACGGCGAATCGGTCATCGGCTCGCCGCTCGATTCGGCGGACACGCGCTCGTGCCTGGCCATGGTGCGCCGCTTCGGCGCCGACGTGCGCGAACAGGGCGGCCGCTGGACCGTGACCGGCCGCGGCGGAAACGTCGCCGTGCCCGACGACGTCGTCGATACCGGGAACTCGGGCACATCGCTCTACATGGGCCTGGGCGTCGCCGCGCTCGCGGAGGGGATTACCGTCTTCACCGGCGACCATCAGATCCGGAGCCGCCCGGCGGGGCCGCTCCTCGCGTCGCTGCGCGACCTGGGCTGCCGGGCCGAGTCCACGCGCGGGAACGACATGCCGCCGGTGGTCATTCGCGGACGCATGAAGGGGGGGCGCACCTCGGTGGAGGCGCACACCTCGCAGTACCTCAGCTCGCTCCTTCTCGCCGCGCCGTGCGCTGAAAATGAATCCGTCATCGAGGTGCCGCTCCTCAACGAGGCGCCGTACGTTTCCATGACCCTCGCATGGCTCGACCGGCTTGGGATCGTGTACAAGAACGAAGACATGAAGCGCTTCATCGTGCCGGGAGGCCAGCGCTACAGGCCGTTTCGCGAATCCATACCGGCCGATTTTTCCTCGGCCACCTTTTTCGTGGTGGCGGCCGCGGTCACCGGCGCGCGCATCACGCTTGAAGGCCTGGACTTTACCGATACGCAGGGCGACAAGGCGGTGGTCGATATCATCGAGCGCATGGGCGCGCGCGTGGAGAAGAGCGAACGTTCCATAACGGTGGAAGGCGGTGAACTCGAAGGCGGCGTCTTCGACCTCAACGCCATTCCCGACGCCCTTCCGGCGCTCGCGGTCGCCGGGTGCTTGGCGCGCGGCGAGACGCGACTGGTCAACGTGCCGCAGGCGCGGCTCAAGGAGACCGACCGGATAGCGGTGATGCGTTCAGAGCTCTCGAAGATGGGGGCCGGCATCTGCGAGACGCCCGACGGCCTTGTTATACGACAGAGCATTCTTTCGGGGGCGGCCGTGCGCGGGCACGCGGACCACCGCGTGGTTATGGCGCTTGCGGTGGCGGCCCTTGCCGCCCGGGGCGAGACGACGATCGACACGGCCGAGTCGGTTGCGGTGACCTTTCCCGCGTTCAGGGAGCTCATGTGCTCGCTCGGCGCGGACATTGAACTGATGGAGGATTGA